A stretch of the Paramormyrops kingsleyae isolate MSU_618 chromosome 16, PKINGS_0.4, whole genome shotgun sequence genome encodes the following:
- the tra2b gene encoding transformer-2 protein homolog beta, with translation MSDNEKDFVERESRSASRSASPRGSGKSASRSPAQSPAPSKEGSHHSRSKSRSRSRSKSRSRSYRSSRRHYTHSRSRSRSRRHRSRSRSRSGDYRRRRSHSRSPMSNRRRHIGNRANPDPNCCLGVFGLSLYTTERDLREVFSKYGPLASVSIVYDQQSRRSRGFAFVYFENKDDSKEAKERANGMELDGRRIRVDYSITKRPHTPTPGIYMGRPTYGGAGGGPSFRRSSRDYYDRGYERGYDRYEDRDYYRSYRRRSPSPYYSRGAYRSRSRSRSYSPRHY, from the exons ATGAGCGACAACGAGAAGGATTTTGTCGAACGA GAATCTCGCTCGGCTTCTCGGAGTGCAAGTCCACGTGGGTCGGGTAAGTCGGCCAGTCGGTCTCCCGCCCAGTCTCCGGCACCGTCCAAAGAGGGCTCCcatcactccaggtccaagtcCCGTTCCCGCTCCAGGTCCAAATCCAG GTCCCGCTCTTACCGGAGCTCCCGCAGGCATTATACGCACTCCCGGTCCCGCTCGCGTTCCCGCCGGCACCGCTCAAGGAGCCGCTCCCGCAGCGGCGACTACCGCCGGCGCCGAAGCCACAGCCGCTCGCCCATGTCCAACCGCCGGCGGCACATTGGCAATAGG GCCAATCCGGACCCGAACTGCTGCTTGGGTGTGTTTGGTCTCAGCCTGTACACCACCGAGCGAGACCTGAGGGAGGTGTTCTCCAAGTACGGCCCCCTGGCCAGCGTCAGCATCGTGTATGATCAGCAGTCTCGCCGCTCCAGGGGCTTCGCCTTCGTTTACTTTGAAAACAAGGACGACTCCAAAGAG GCCAAGGAGCGTGCAAACGGAATGGAGCTGGATGGCCGTCGGATCAGAGTCGACTACTCCATTACAAAGAGGCCTCACACTCCAACCCCTGGGATCTACATGGGACGGCCAACCTA TGGTGGGGCTGGAGGCGGACCCAGCTTCCGTCGTTCTTCACGTGATTACTATGACAGAGGGTACGAACGGGGCTATGATCGCTACGAGGACCGGGACTACTACAGGTCGTACAG ACGCAGGTCCCCGTCTCCATACTACAGTCGTGGGGCGTACAGGTCCCGGTCGAGGTCGCGCTCCTACTCGCCCC GTCATTACTGA